A portion of the Candidatus Zixiibacteriota bacterium genome contains these proteins:
- a CDS encoding flippase, protein MKNLTGRFNSGGKTRLIENFISLSFLRGINYILPLITLPYLTRILGVEKFGLVMFAQAFVWYFMNISDYGFYLSATREIAVNRDDRNAVDIIFSSVIFIKLALATAGFLSLGVIVFAFAKFRPDWILYLTTYGMVFGYTIFPEWFFQGMERMKYITIINLTAKSLFTISIFIFVRRAADYNLVPILNSLGFLVAGLIGLTVAFRQFKVRLFWPGMENIKGRLKDGFHIFITGLMPQLYNNSATFILGLLTNNILVGYYAAASKVMEALNSIIYIISQTFFPYLNRQLSDHRSFRNIIIGTGLIISVFVFWQARFLVGVIFGAGYESSIILLRILSFSPILIAIIVCYGTNYLLIIKEDRLYLKITMTASLAGFASAWFLIPWLGHIGAAINIVLARGLLAGLTFRATRRFSSTRMEVANNAEAAKVH, encoded by the coding sequence ATGAAGAATCTTACGGGGCGATTTAATAGTGGCGGGAAAACAAGACTTATTGAAAATTTCATTTCACTGTCATTTCTGCGCGGCATCAATTACATTTTGCCTCTAATCACCCTTCCTTATCTGACACGCATCCTGGGAGTCGAAAAATTCGGGCTGGTTATGTTCGCCCAGGCCTTCGTCTGGTATTTCATGAATATTTCCGATTATGGCTTTTATCTTTCGGCTACCCGGGAAATTGCCGTTAATCGCGATGATCGCAACGCGGTGGATATAATTTTCAGCAGTGTTATATTTATCAAACTGGCCCTGGCTACAGCCGGGTTCCTTTCTCTGGGCGTCATTGTTTTTGCCTTTGCAAAATTCCGTCCCGACTGGATATTGTACCTGACAACTTATGGCATGGTCTTCGGCTATACTATCTTCCCGGAATGGTTCTTCCAGGGGATGGAGCGGATGAAATACATCACTATCATCAATCTGACCGCAAAATCGCTGTTCACCATTTCCATTTTCATTTTTGTCCGAAGGGCGGCCGACTACAATCTGGTGCCGATCCTCAATTCTCTTGGTTTTCTGGTTGCCGGGTTAATCGGTTTGACGGTTGCTTTTCGTCAATTCAAGGTCAGGCTTTTCTGGCCGGGGATGGAAAATATAAAAGGGCGTCTGAAAGACGGATTCCACATTTTCATTACCGGTTTGATGCCGCAGCTTTATAATAACTCGGCAACCTTCATCCTGGGATTATTGACCAATAATATTCTGGTCGGCTACTATGCCGCGGCCTCCAAAGTTATGGAAGCTCTAAATTCGATTATATATATCATTTCGCAGACCTTTTTCCCCTATTTGAATCGGCAGTTATCCGATCACAGGAGCTTTCGTAATATCATTATCGGAACCGGATTGATAATTTCAGTATTTGTTTTCTGGCAGGCGAGGTTTCTGGTTGGCGTCATTTTTGGAGCCGGTTATGAATCCTCTATAATATTGCTCCGCATCCTTTCCTTCAGTCCAATCCTGATTGCCATTATTGTCTGTTATGGCACCAATTATCTGCTGATTATCAAGGAGGATCGGCTTTATCTTAAAATTACCATGACCGCTTCACTGGCCGGATTCGCTTCGGCCTGGTTCCTTATCCCTTGGCTGGGTCATATCGGGGCCGCGATAAATATTGTTCTGGCCAGAGGCCTCCTTGCCGGGCTCACTTTCCGGGCCACCCGCCGTTTTTCTTCGACCAGAATGGAGGTTGCAAACAATGCTGAAGCTGCAAAAGTACATTAG
- a CDS encoding phenylacetate--CoA ligase family protein, with amino-acid sequence MLKLQKYIRKIYFRNKTRIINDYRILKANQSLSLSELNHRQLVRLNNLLDHTYHHVPYYRELFSKNGLVINGRIQLQSLAELAQIPFLTKDIIRDTGENLRADDHVTRKSFINSSGGSTGQPVVMRQDEAYTIADTANLLLLKDWRGVDPFDSEIFIWGAERDTFGGKKPLSMRIADFLRNRIILSSFRMTDSDKREFIELLNHHRPAMIRTYADSIYELARFIREHNLRIAPQHLIHTAASNLHDFMRRDIEQVFQCPVFNHYGGREVGAIASECPAHDGLHIMMEHNLLEVVGPDGQPCRSGDEGEIVVTNLNNYSTPLIRYRIGDLGIMKEYEPCPCGCNYPRLQKVIGRVTDVFKNSKGHTIFPEYFIRLIRLLNHNGGIRKFQFIQNDRNRITVKIKSSGAISRLTLDEITGKIRLAMGDDCQVDFDFVDQIEATASGKYRFTISEYDESETLR; translated from the coding sequence ATGCTGAAGCTGCAAAAGTACATTAGAAAAATATATTTCCGTAATAAAACCCGAATCATAAATGATTACCGCATACTTAAAGCCAATCAATCGCTTTCTCTTTCAGAACTGAATCATCGACAACTCGTCAGATTGAACAATCTACTCGACCATACTTATCACCATGTTCCGTATTATCGGGAGTTGTTCAGTAAAAATGGCCTGGTGATCAATGGACGAATACAATTGCAATCGCTTGCGGAATTAGCTCAGATACCGTTTTTAACCAAGGACATTATCCGGGATACCGGCGAAAATCTCCGGGCCGATGATCATGTAACCCGTAAGTCGTTTATTAACTCCTCCGGTGGCTCTACCGGTCAGCCGGTGGTTATGCGCCAGGATGAAGCCTATACCATCGCCGACACCGCCAATTTGCTTCTCCTTAAAGACTGGCGCGGAGTCGATCCGTTTGACAGTGAGATTTTTATCTGGGGCGCCGAGCGTGATACCTTTGGAGGGAAAAAGCCGTTGTCGATGCGGATTGCGGATTTCCTGCGTAATCGAATAATTTTGAGTAGTTTCAGGATGACCGATAGCGATAAACGGGAGTTCATCGAATTACTCAACCACCATCGTCCGGCCATGATTCGCACCTATGCCGATTCAATATATGAATTGGCTCGTTTTATCCGTGAACACAATCTCAGGATAGCCCCTCAGCATCTGATACATACGGCGGCGAGTAATCTCCATGATTTCATGCGGCGGGATATTGAACAAGTTTTCCAATGTCCGGTTTTCAATCATTACGGCGGGCGCGAGGTGGGCGCCATCGCTTCCGAATGTCCGGCCCATGATGGATTGCATATCATGATGGAGCATAATTTGCTGGAAGTTGTCGGTCCCGATGGGCAACCATGCCGGTCCGGAGACGAGGGAGAAATCGTCGTCACCAATCTGAACAATTATTCCACGCCGCTTATTCGTTACCGGATCGGTGACCTGGGGATTATGAAAGAGTACGAACCCTGTCCGTGCGGATGTAATTATCCCCGGCTCCAGAAGGTTATCGGCCGGGTCACCGATGTTTTCAAAAACTCCAAAGGGCATACCATCTTCCCGGAATATTTCATTCGTTTAATCCGCCTGTTAAACCATAATGGTGGCATTAGGAAATTTCAATTTATCCAGAATGACAGGAACCGTATCACGGTAAAAATAAAGAGCTCAGGTGCCATTTCCCGGTTGACCCTCGATGAAATTACCGGAAAAATCCGTCTTGCCATGGGCGATGATTGTCAGGTCGATTTTGATTTTGTCGATCAAATTGAAGCCACTGCCTCGGGTAAATATCGCTTTACTATTTCGGAATACGATGAAAGTGAAACCCTAAGATAA
- the asnB gene encoding asparagine synthase (glutamine-hydrolyzing), translated as MCGIAGIIDLKNPVSRELVKRMTDALVHRGPDAEGFYINGGVGLGHRRLSIIDLATGSQPISNEDGTIRVVFNGEIYNYRDLIKQLKSSGHTFTTRADTETIVHLYEDYGDDCITHLRGMFAFALWDERKKRLLIGRDRVGKKPVAYYHRPGKFVFGSEIKALLCDQSVEREISSDAINNYLTFGYIPAPDSIYRHIQKLLPGHFLVYENDRVETRRYWDIKYTDDGPADEKEALQEIERLLLESTSLRMVADVPLGAFLSGGVDSSLVVGLMAHLSDRPVKTFSIGFNEDDYSEIKYARKVAAHLGTEHYEDILEPDIFQVLQVLLEQYDEPFADSSMIPTYLVSQMARHHVTVALSGDGGDEVFAGYNRYTRFKTARRLDHIPGMRRLAGYAARFPLAPPPIKRKLSILATPGHQRQLELSSVIPQKERKHLYTDQFNASLENAVSSRPARLYLSSPDRLNKWLYSDMHAFLPDDILVKVDRASMASSLETRAPLLDQKVIEFMATIPERLKTRGNIGKYLLKKLAKKYVPHEVIYRDKMGFMIPASHWFRDSLQHEIDNKLLGHGVLTTRYVRPEAVRKMIREHAAGSHDHSPALFALFYLELWLRRYAPDA; from the coding sequence ATGTGTGGTATTGCCGGTATAATCGATTTAAAAAATCCGGTTTCGAGAGAACTGGTGAAACGGATGACCGATGCCCTGGTGCATCGGGGGCCCGATGCGGAGGGTTTTTATATCAACGGGGGAGTCGGCCTGGGACATCGGCGCTTGAGTATTATCGATCTGGCCACCGGCTCCCAGCCGATCAGCAACGAAGATGGCACCATCCGGGTTGTCTTCAACGGCGAAATCTATAATTACCGTGATCTGATAAAACAACTCAAATCATCCGGACATACCTTTACTACCCGGGCCGATACCGAAACCATCGTCCATCTGTATGAAGATTACGGTGATGACTGTATCACGCATTTACGAGGAATGTTTGCCTTTGCGCTGTGGGATGAGCGCAAAAAAAGACTGCTGATTGGCCGCGACCGGGTCGGGAAAAAACCGGTCGCCTATTACCATCGGCCCGGCAAATTCGTCTTCGGTTCCGAAATAAAGGCCCTGCTGTGCGATCAATCCGTGGAGAGAGAAATATCATCGGATGCTATCAATAACTATTTGACCTTCGGCTATATCCCGGCCCCCGACTCGATCTACCGGCATATTCAAAAACTGCTCCCCGGTCATTTTCTTGTCTATGAAAACGACCGGGTGGAAACCAGGCGATATTGGGATATCAAATATACCGATGATGGCCCGGCCGATGAAAAGGAGGCTCTGCAGGAAATCGAACGGCTGTTACTGGAATCCACTTCCTTGCGGATGGTTGCCGATGTACCACTGGGGGCTTTCCTGAGCGGCGGAGTGGATTCTTCCCTGGTGGTGGGTTTGATGGCCCATCTGTCGGACCGGCCCGTGAAAACCTTTTCGATCGGTTTTAACGAGGATGATTACTCCGAAATCAAATATGCCCGGAAGGTGGCCGCTCATCTGGGAACGGAGCATTACGAGGATATTCTGGAACCGGATATTTTCCAGGTTCTTCAGGTATTGCTGGAGCAATACGATGAGCCTTTTGCCGATTCCTCGATGATTCCCACTTACCTGGTATCGCAGATGGCCCGCCATCATGTAACCGTGGCACTGTCCGGTGATGGCGGTGACGAGGTCTTCGCCGGTTATAACCGTTACACCCGGTTCAAAACCGCCCGCCGACTCGATCATATCCCCGGCATGAGGCGGCTGGCCGGTTATGCCGCCAGATTCCCCCTGGCTCCTCCTCCGATAAAAAGAAAACTCAGCATTCTGGCCACACCCGGTCATCAACGACAACTGGAACTGTCATCGGTCATCCCTCAAAAAGAAAGAAAGCACCTTTACACCGATCAGTTCAACGCCAGTCTTGAGAATGCCGTTTCCAGCCGCCCGGCCAGATTGTATCTCTCTTCCCCGGATCGATTGAACAAATGGCTCTACAGCGACATGCATGCCTTTCTACCCGATGATATTCTGGTCAAGGTGGACCGGGCCAGCATGGCCAGTTCCCTTGAGACCCGCGCCCCGCTTCTTGACCAGAAGGTGATTGAATTTATGGCCACGATTCCGGAACGGCTGAAGACCCGGGGTAATATCGGCAAATACCTGCTTAAGAAACTGGCCAAGAAATATGTTCCCCACGAAGTCATCTACCGGGATAAAATGGGTTTCATGATTCCCGCGTCACATTGGTTCCGGGATTCTCTGCAACATGAGATCGATAATAAATTACTGGGACACGGGGTCCTTACAACCAGGTATGTTCGACCGGAGGCAGTCCGGAAAATGATCCGGGAACATGCCGCCGGTTCTCATGATCACAGCCCGGCCCTGTTTGCTCTTTTCTATCTGGAACTCTGGCTGAGAAGGTACGCTCCCGATGCCTGA
- a CDS encoding glycosyltransferase family 4 protein, producing the protein MPDEKKKNILMLIDQFYPVVGGAEQQALRLSLKLIRKGHRVIVLTRRSREDLRDTENLDGLTIHRLSATGVSGASKLKSTLPAARWLIRHRHDYDLVHCHGVNPLEWSAMLAGLITKKPYVLKIPLSNFLNYAGAKDGFIMPASGKVSFFSRITRLLFILPILKFVRKNLIRRAGRVLAISPEIKDTLNKNGLKNISDLPNGIDTDFFAPATPDEKAALRNRLGLSTETVVFVYSGRLAVEKNLTTLLTAWNHYRRRSGYVESKLILLGTGRGQYYSTEKELRQMASDYILNDVIFAGAVDNVIDYLRAADVFILPSLWEGMSNALLEAMACGLPAIASDIPGNRALVEHEKSGLLFDPGSPKILADCLECLAGEPLFRAALGKRAREITEEKFSLQKITERLLDEYQKLLA; encoded by the coding sequence ATGCCTGATGAAAAAAAGAAAAACATCCTGATGCTGATCGACCAGTTTTATCCCGTGGTCGGTGGCGCCGAACAGCAGGCACTAAGGCTCAGTCTCAAACTTATCCGTAAGGGACATCGGGTGATAGTCTTGACCAGGCGTTCCCGTGAAGATCTCCGCGATACCGAGAATCTTGACGGCCTGACCATCCATCGCCTGTCAGCCACCGGCGTCTCCGGGGCCAGCAAACTTAAAAGCACTCTCCCCGCCGCCCGCTGGCTTATCCGGCACCGCCATGATTACGATCTGGTTCATTGTCATGGAGTCAACCCGTTGGAATGGAGCGCTATGCTGGCCGGATTGATCACAAAGAAACCCTATGTCCTTAAAATTCCCCTTTCTAATTTTCTCAATTACGCCGGAGCTAAGGATGGCTTTATTATGCCGGCATCGGGAAAAGTATCTTTTTTTTCGCGGATTACCCGTTTGCTTTTCATCCTGCCGATTTTGAAATTCGTCAGAAAAAATCTGATACGCCGGGCCGGACGGGTCCTGGCTATCAGCCCCGAAATCAAAGACACTCTTAATAAAAACGGATTGAAAAATATTTCCGACCTTCCCAATGGGATAGATACTGATTTCTTCGCACCGGCCACACCCGATGAAAAGGCGGCCCTGCGAAACAGGCTGGGGCTTTCGACCGAGACAGTGGTTTTCGTCTATTCCGGACGTCTGGCCGTGGAAAAAAACCTGACCACCCTGCTGACCGCCTGGAATCATTACCGCCGTCGATCCGGTTACGTAGAATCGAAACTTATTCTCCTGGGAACCGGTCGCGGACAATATTATTCGACTGAAAAAGAACTGCGGCAAATGGCTTCAGATTATATTTTGAACGATGTTATTTTTGCCGGGGCCGTTGATAATGTCATAGATTACCTTCGGGCCGCCGATGTGTTTATATTACCATCATTATGGGAAGGGATGTCCAATGCCCTTCTGGAGGCGATGGCCTGCGGCCTGCCGGCGATTGCATCCGATATTCCCGGCAATCGTGCCCTGGTCGAACATGAAAAATCCGGTTTGCTGTTTGATCCCGGATCACCGAAAATTCTGGCCGATTGCCTGGAGTGTCTGGCCGGTGAGCCTCTATTCCGGGCGGCGTTGGGCAAAAGAGCCCGTGAAATCACCGAAGAAAAATTCTCCCTGCAGAAAATAACCGAGCGGCTTCTCGATGAATATCAAAAGCTGCTTGCCTGA
- a CDS encoding O-antigen ligase family protein: MVIPGVLILAGLYYYLIRKPERLLLAYLFALPLFPPLPIGPIEISVLDLLTIPAMIYLIYHLGQNGFKISGYFTSGFLLFVTVAAISFISFSIQQMTFSAILFMKLFRLIEMLLPVLLAVLIAARMRIDRIILFFLVGGGLAALAGIIMYLAGYSYKPSQTFASLGEFIFRAAGTHGDSGSFGNLMGLVSLVGIWTLIYGKEISGTFSRRAQIFLAWSAMILSTGALTLSLSRGGIVLLAIGLVVILAPLTRNPRRLLKVIFISAMIILLAVGLFGTFVENDLILKAVNMLGERLNSFSDLTTDFETVSSRRTIFWEKSWLLWSGNIMAWPFGLGYKSLDNFYDSLPDNNFFQALFEMGLVGVMALIFLIYGGFRAGIDRFRHNRPSGILVLAIWIGIISNMFSADVLTYWHNIPPIFIILVVFTHEFSTAN, translated from the coding sequence ATGGTTATTCCTGGCGTGTTAATCCTCGCCGGGTTGTACTATTACCTGATACGCAAACCGGAACGACTCCTTCTGGCTTACCTGTTTGCCCTGCCGCTATTCCCTCCCCTGCCCATCGGTCCGATCGAGATCAGCGTCCTTGACCTCCTGACCATCCCTGCCATGATTTACCTGATTTATCATCTGGGGCAAAACGGTTTTAAAATCAGCGGGTATTTTACCTCGGGGTTTCTGCTCTTTGTAACGGTAGCCGCAATTTCCTTCATCAGTTTCTCGATCCAACAGATGACTTTTTCCGCTATTCTCTTCATGAAGTTGTTCCGCTTGATCGAGATGCTTTTGCCGGTCTTGCTGGCCGTCCTGATCGCCGCAAGAATGCGAATCGACCGGATTATTCTTTTTTTTCTGGTCGGCGGCGGGTTGGCCGCTCTGGCAGGCATTATAATGTATCTGGCCGGATACTCTTATAAACCTTCACAGACTTTCGCCTCGCTGGGAGAGTTTATTTTCCGCGCCGCCGGAACCCACGGCGATTCCGGGTCCTTCGGCAACCTGATGGGATTGGTCTCTCTGGTGGGAATCTGGACGCTTATTTATGGGAAAGAAATCAGTGGAACCTTCAGCCGTCGAGCGCAAATCTTTCTGGCGTGGTCGGCAATGATTTTATCAACGGGCGCCCTGACCCTGAGTTTATCCCGCGGCGGAATTGTCCTGCTGGCCATCGGACTGGTAGTAATCCTGGCCCCGCTGACCCGTAATCCCCGACGACTGCTGAAAGTGATTTTTATTTCCGCGATGATAATTTTATTGGCGGTTGGTCTTTTTGGTACCTTTGTTGAAAATGACCTGATTCTGAAAGCTGTTAATATGCTTGGTGAGAGATTGAATTCATTTTCCGATCTGACAACCGATTTCGAAACCGTCTCAAGCCGACGCACAATTTTTTGGGAAAAATCCTGGTTACTGTGGTCAGGTAATATCATGGCCTGGCCATTTGGTCTTGGCTATAAATCGCTGGATAATTTTTATGATTCCCTGCCGGATAATAATTTCTTCCAGGCTCTTTTTGAAATGGGTCTGGTTGGAGTTATGGCCTTGATCTTCCTGATTTATGGTGGATTCCGAGCCGGGATAGACAGATTCAGGCATAACCGCCCATCCGGAATTTTGGTCCTGGCCATCTGGATCGGTATAATCTCAAATATGTTTTCGGCCGATGTGCTGACCTACTGGCACAATATCCCGCCTATTTTTATTATTCTGGTGGTTTTCACACACGAATTTTCAACGGCAAACTAA